The following are from one region of the Verrucomicrobiota bacterium genome:
- a CDS encoding enoyl-ACP reductase, which translates to MSLLAGKLGIVFGVANKRSIAWAIAQAWHKAGAKLTFTYQGERLKENVEELAGTFGADTLILECDVTKDDHIARVFSEVEQKFGKLHLMLHSVAFAPKEALEGEFLNTSREAFRIAHDVSAYSLIALARGAAPLMTEGGSIVAMTYYGAEKVVPHYNVMGVAKASLEASTRYLAYDLGPKKIRANCISAGPMNTLAARGISGFTTMLKHYEAHAPLKRNVLPEELGATGVFLASDGAAAITGQVIYVDSGYQIMGM; encoded by the coding sequence ATGTCATTGCTGGCAGGAAAACTCGGGATTGTCTTCGGCGTCGCCAACAAACGTTCCATCGCCTGGGCCATCGCGCAGGCGTGGCACAAGGCCGGGGCGAAACTCACCTTCACCTACCAGGGCGAACGCTTGAAGGAAAACGTGGAGGAACTCGCCGGCACGTTCGGCGCGGACACGCTCATTCTCGAATGTGACGTGACGAAAGACGACCACATCGCCCGCGTGTTTTCGGAAGTCGAACAGAAATTCGGCAAGCTGCATCTCATGTTGCATTCGGTGGCGTTCGCGCCGAAGGAGGCGCTGGAAGGCGAGTTCCTCAACACGAGCCGTGAGGCGTTTCGCATTGCGCACGATGTCAGCGCCTATTCGCTGATCGCGTTGGCGCGTGGCGCGGCGCCGTTGATGACCGAGGGAGGCAGCATTGTGGCCATGACCTATTACGGCGCGGAAAAAGTCGTGCCGCACTACAACGTGATGGGCGTGGCCAAGGCGTCGCTCGAAGCCAGTACGCGCTATCTCGCGTATGATCTCGGCCCGAAGAAAATCCGCGCCAACTGCATCAGCGCCGGCCCGATGAATACTTTGGCTGCGCGTGGCATCTCCGGTTTCACCACAATGCTCAAACACTACGAAGCTCACGCACCGCTCAAACGCAACGTGCTCCCCGAAGAACTTGGTGCCACTGGCGTTTTCCTCGCCAGTGACGGCGCGGCGGCAATCACGGGACAAGTGATTTACGTGGACAGTGGTTACCAGATCATGGGGATGTGA
- a CDS encoding four helix bundle protein: MKSKTAFENLRIYRLLENLADSIWDVVLGWNRFAQDTVGKQVVRSADSVGANIAEGTGRGSYQDNRRFARTARGSLNETQHFLRRAYKRKLLTTDQVKRLKPLVDNLAPQLNSYIKSIGRTGATDD, translated from the coding sequence ATGAAGAGCAAAACGGCGTTCGAGAATCTTCGCATTTATCGCTTATTAGAAAATTTGGCGGATTCAATTTGGGATGTCGTGCTTGGTTGGAATCGATTTGCGCAAGACACAGTCGGCAAACAAGTCGTTCGCTCGGCAGATAGCGTTGGCGCCAACATTGCCGAGGGCACCGGCCGCGGTTCTTACCAGGACAATCGCCGCTTTGCCCGAACCGCGCGCGGTTCACTCAATGAGACGCAGCATTTTCTCCGGCGCGCTTACAAACGCAAATTGCTGACCACCGACCAGGTAAAAAGGCTGAAGCCGCTCGTTGATAATCTGGCTCCGCAGTTGAACTCCTACATCAAGAGCATCGGACGCACAGGTGCAACTGACGACTGA
- the rsmB gene encoding 16S rRNA (cytosine(967)-C(5))-methyltransferase RsmB → MRLLHQQAQGVDYVENLLETGLSGAALSPADRGLCQELVYGIVRWQSALDWLIARKTGARQQKPLLQILLRLGLYQMFWLDRIPDHAAVHETVELGKQLGFGAQAGFINAVLRGYVRERTKTQKLLEQLKTDQPHLGFSHPEWLVERWRKRWGDTSTVQLLDWNNTPPPTYARRNSLKADAAALKSQWDREGVEFTTRRWNWTGDDLMFELKSHPPLTSLPSFQQGLFYVQDPSTLLAVRELDPQPGEIILDFCAAPGGKTTFIAQLMLNQGRIAAADVSESRLSLIKENSVRLGATCVETILLSTLNLQPSTFYDRVLVDAPCSNTGVMRRRVELRWRIRPEEIERLRATQLDLLNQAAPQVKPGGVLVYSTCSLEPEENREVAKRFLGEHAEFKLEAERELLPFVDGADGAYVARMRRAV, encoded by the coding sequence GTGCGTCTCCTGCACCAGCAGGCGCAGGGGGTGGATTACGTGGAAAACCTGTTGGAAACGGGATTGTCCGGCGCTGCGCTCTCCCCGGCCGACCGCGGACTTTGTCAGGAACTGGTTTATGGAATCGTGCGCTGGCAGAGCGCGCTCGATTGGCTCATCGCGCGCAAAACCGGGGCGCGCCAGCAAAAACCGCTCCTGCAAATCCTGTTGCGCCTCGGGCTTTACCAGATGTTCTGGCTCGATCGCATTCCCGATCACGCCGCCGTCCATGAGACCGTTGAGCTGGGCAAGCAACTTGGGTTTGGTGCGCAAGCCGGATTCATCAATGCGGTCTTGCGCGGCTATGTCCGGGAGCGGACGAAAACTCAAAAGCTGCTGGAGCAGTTAAAAACGGATCAACCGCACCTCGGCTTCTCCCATCCCGAATGGCTGGTGGAACGCTGGCGCAAACGCTGGGGCGACACCTCCACGGTGCAACTGCTGGATTGGAACAACACGCCGCCGCCGACTTATGCGCGCCGCAACTCGTTGAAGGCCGACGCCGCCGCGCTCAAGTCGCAGTGGGATCGCGAAGGAGTCGAATTCACCACGCGCCGTTGGAACTGGACGGGCGACGACCTGATGTTCGAATTGAAGTCTCATCCTCCGCTGACAAGCCTGCCGAGTTTTCAACAGGGACTATTTTATGTTCAAGACCCGAGCACCTTGCTGGCCGTGCGTGAACTGGACCCGCAACCAGGCGAAATAATTCTGGACTTTTGCGCCGCGCCCGGCGGCAAGACGACGTTCATCGCGCAACTCATGCTAAACCAAGGTCGCATCGCTGCCGCAGATGTTTCTGAGAGCCGGTTGAGCCTGATTAAGGAGAACAGCGTCCGGCTGGGAGCGACGTGCGTCGAAACAATTTTACTCTCAACCCTCAACCTTCAACCCTCAACTTTCTACGACCGCGTGCTCGTGGATGCGCCGTGCTCCAACACCGGCGTGATGCGTCGGCGTGTGGAATTGCGCTGGCGCATTCGGCCGGAGGAAATCGAACGGCTGCGCGCCACGCAACTGGATTTGCTGAACCAGGCCGCGCCGCAAGTGAAGCCGGGCGGGGTTTTGGTTTACAGCACATGCAGCCTTGAACCGGAGGAGAATCGGGAAGTGGCGAAGCGATTTCTAGGCGAACACGCCGAATTCAAACTGGAAGCGGAACGCGAATTGTTGCCGTTCGTGGATGGCGCTGATGGTGCTTATGTTGCGCGGATGCGAAGAGCGGTTTGA
- a CDS encoding GreA/GreB family elongation factor — translation MKEEFEKMVAAGKLERHHIDPLVQLTTSGFCMHRSWGFGKITTVDTVFARFTIDFQSKAGHTMDLNFAAESLKPIGKNHILARKAADLEGLRQMAALHHLDLIKLVLESYGGKATLDQIQQVLVPDVIRDDWKKWWEAAKRELKKDGHFQVPIKKTDPIIYQAREVSLQDRLLEEFRVVKGLKARIVAATELFKNARDLIDMQAAATEVIAALNVEIATHQRTQPAVALEGIFIRDDIREVTALPMPEGELTAAAIWSQEVRLGEILEAMPAAKHRRTLDSFKAANPERWPEIVQNTLNGVSARVCRECAQLLIHEGKIDLLKTALARLISQHQASSELLLWLAKERSDSFADILGPEVFRAMLSAIERDQFNEKKSNRLRDFILDDQQLLVELIGSADLEVIKDLTRALQLSPCFDDMDKRSLLARIVKSYPAVQSLISGDQTKQEANLIVSWDSLERRKEEYNELVQKKIPANSKEIAIARSYGDLRENHEYKAAKEMQKMLMRRKGELENQLVRARGTDFADVKTDAVSIGTKVTVTDLIANHPETFTVLGAWDSNPEQGVISYLSPVAQSLLNRKAGEEVEFEMEGVKKRYRIDAIAAYKAA, via the coding sequence ATGAAAGAAGAGTTCGAAAAAATGGTCGCCGCCGGCAAGCTCGAAAGGCACCACATTGATCCGCTTGTCCAGCTCACCACAAGCGGATTTTGCATGCATCGTAGCTGGGGCTTCGGAAAAATCACGACGGTGGACACGGTGTTCGCCCGGTTCACGATTGATTTCCAGTCGAAGGCCGGCCACACCATGGATTTGAACTTCGCGGCGGAATCCCTCAAACCCATTGGAAAAAATCACATCCTCGCCCGCAAGGCTGCCGATCTCGAGGGTCTTCGCCAGATGGCCGCGCTGCATCATCTCGATCTGATCAAACTGGTTCTGGAAAGTTATGGCGGCAAGGCCACCTTGGATCAAATCCAACAGGTGCTCGTGCCGGACGTGATCCGTGATGATTGGAAGAAATGGTGGGAGGCGGCCAAGCGCGAGCTGAAGAAGGACGGTCATTTCCAGGTGCCGATCAAAAAAACCGACCCGATCATTTATCAAGCCCGGGAGGTTTCCTTGCAGGACCGGCTGCTCGAAGAATTCCGCGTCGTGAAAGGATTGAAAGCCCGCATCGTCGCCGCCACAGAACTGTTCAAGAACGCCAGGGATTTGATTGACATGCAGGCGGCAGCCACGGAAGTGATCGCCGCGCTCAATGTCGAAATTGCCACGCACCAACGCACGCAACCGGCCGTCGCCCTCGAGGGCATCTTTATCCGCGATGATATTCGCGAAGTCACCGCGTTGCCGATGCCCGAAGGCGAGCTGACCGCCGCGGCGATCTGGTCGCAAGAGGTCAGGCTCGGCGAGATTCTCGAAGCGATGCCCGCGGCGAAACACCGCCGGACATTAGACTCCTTCAAGGCCGCCAATCCGGAACGCTGGCCGGAGATCGTGCAAAACACGCTCAACGGCGTTTCCGCCCGCGTCTGCCGCGAGTGCGCCCAACTGTTGATTCACGAAGGCAAAATTGATCTCCTCAAAACCGCCTTGGCGCGGCTCATCAGCCAGCATCAAGCCAGCAGCGAACTTCTGCTCTGGCTGGCCAAGGAACGCTCCGACTCTTTCGCCGACATTCTCGGGCCGGAAGTGTTTCGCGCCATGCTGAGTGCCATCGAACGCGATCAGTTTAACGAGAAAAAATCCAATCGCCTGCGCGATTTCATCCTCGACGACCAGCAATTGCTCGTGGAGTTGATTGGTTCAGCCGACCTGGAAGTCATCAAAGATTTGACCCGCGCGCTGCAACTGTCTCCGTGCTTCGATGACATGGACAAGCGCTCGCTCCTGGCACGCATTGTCAAGAGTTACCCCGCCGTGCAGTCGCTTATCTCAGGCGATCAAACCAAACAGGAAGCCAACCTCATTGTGTCCTGGGACAGTCTCGAGCGGCGCAAAGAGGAATACAACGAACTGGTGCAGAAAAAAATCCCCGCCAATTCCAAAGAGATTGCCATCGCCCGCAGCTACGGCGACCTGCGCGAGAACCACGAATACAAAGCGGCCAAAGAGATGCAGAAGATGCTCATGCGCCGCAAGGGCGAGTTGGAGAATCAACTCGTGCGCGCGCGAGGGACGGACTTTGCGGACGTGAAGACGGACGCTGTAAGCATTGGCACCAAAGTCACCGTCACGGATTTGATCGCCAACCATCCGGAGACTTTCACGGTTTTGGGCGCGTGGGATTCCAACCCCGAACAGGGCGTCATCAGTTACCTCTCGCCCGTCGCCCAATCCCTGCTCAACCGCAAAGCCGGTGAAGAAGTGGAGTTCGAAATGGAAGGTGTCAAGAAGCGTTATCGCATCGACGCGATCGCGGCCTACAAGGCGGCGTAG
- a CDS encoding DUF5069 domain-containing protein: MAINAPDLTKRPPRSPRVRLGGYAILPRLLDKGRATLARKNGEYIYDCPLDQRFVKFAGINAAALKKQLAAGKGDGDILKWINQSSRTKPLPWEINAWSAYQEQRVPSELETREFFQKLHKQAGPRRDDVATWFDLLDLDDHVSFGGKA; encoded by the coding sequence ATGGCCATCAATGCTCCTGATCTAACCAAACGTCCGCCGCGCAGTCCGCGTGTGCGCCTCGGCGGTTACGCGATTCTGCCGCGCTTGCTCGATAAAGGGCGCGCCACCCTCGCCCGGAAGAACGGCGAATACATTTACGACTGTCCGCTGGACCAGCGTTTCGTGAAGTTTGCGGGCATCAACGCCGCCGCGCTCAAGAAACAACTCGCCGCCGGAAAAGGCGACGGCGACATTCTGAAATGGATCAACCAGTCTTCGCGGACCAAGCCCTTGCCGTGGGAAATCAATGCGTGGTCGGCGTACCAGGAGCAGCGCGTTCCGAGCGAACTGGAAACGCGCGAGTTTTTCCAGAAGCTTCACAAGCAAGCCGGACCCAGACGCGATGATGTGGCGACGTGGTTTGACCTGCTGGACTTGGACGATCACGTTAGCTTTGGCGGGAAGGCGTAG
- a CDS encoding VOC family protein, with translation MHKVRKIHHTRYRLNDLEKSVKFYKEVLGLEETRRHKSPRGSELVFLKAPESEELIELCYFPASGPVQVQPDLTHLAFEVDSLAEFGDHLAKLGLKYSDGPTMREDGGGFAFIDAPEGYEIELIQRTK, from the coding sequence ATGCACAAAGTCAGAAAAATCCATCACACGCGCTATCGGCTGAACGATCTTGAAAAGTCCGTCAAGTTCTACAAGGAGGTGCTGGGTCTTGAAGAAACGAGACGGCACAAATCGCCGCGCGGATCGGAACTGGTTTTCTTGAAGGCGCCCGAGAGCGAGGAACTGATCGAACTTTGCTATTTTCCCGCCAGCGGCCCGGTGCAGGTCCAGCCCGACCTCACGCATCTTGCTTTCGAAGTGGACAGCCTGGCGGAATTCGGCGACCACCTCGCCAAACTCGGATTGAAATATTCCGACGGTCCGACCATGAGAGAAGATGGCGGCGGCTTCGCCTTCATCGATGCGCCGGAGGGTTACGAGATCGAACTGATTCAGCGGACGAAGTAA
- a CDS encoding S9 family peptidase: protein MKKIICLLLSFVSVAGAQVPDNLVAESIPPLPAELKKEVGRYLEFRSAAFNSWHPTRRELLITTRFADTMQLHLVKMPGGARKQLTFSAEPVGGGSFQPKTGEYFIFSQDTGGGEFYQLYRYDLTDGKITLLTDGQSRNTGARWSNGGQWIAYSSTRRNGRDNDIYVINPADPKSDRRLLEVSGGGWEITDWSPDDSRLILGEYISINESYFYLADAKTGAKELLTGTGAEKVAYAQAQFSEDGKSVFVTTDKGSEFRRLVRIDLATKKETVLTPHIPWDIDDFALSHDGKTIAFTANENGVGVLHLLNTQTGKEMPAPTLPLGTVSNLDWHRNNRDLAFNLNSARSPMDVYSFDLKTGKVERWTESETGGLDPAKFAEPQLVKLKSFDGLPISAFVYRPDATKFRGQRPVLINIHGGPEAQSRPGFQARNNYYLNEMGVAIVYPNVRGSSGYGKTHLTLDNGFKREDTVRDIGAVIEWIKRDPDFDADRIGVIGGSYGGYMSLACMTHYSDQLRVGIDVVGISNFITFLENTQDYRRDLRRVEYGDERDAAMRQFLEKISPFTNVKKIKKPLFVVQGKNDPRVPVTESEQMVKAIRDNGGLVWYLMAKDEGHGFAKKKNADFQFLATILFLREQLMN from the coding sequence ATGAAGAAAATAATCTGCCTGCTGCTTTCATTTGTTTCGGTCGCCGGTGCGCAAGTCCCGGACAACCTGGTGGCCGAAAGCATCCCGCCCCTCCCCGCCGAATTGAAAAAGGAAGTGGGCCGCTATCTGGAATTTCGCAGCGCGGCGTTCAACAGTTGGCATCCGACCCGCCGGGAATTGCTCATTACGACTCGCTTTGCCGACACGATGCAACTGCACCTTGTGAAAATGCCTGGCGGTGCGCGCAAGCAACTCACCTTCTCGGCTGAACCGGTCGGCGGAGGATCGTTCCAGCCCAAGACCGGCGAGTATTTTATTTTTTCCCAGGACACCGGCGGCGGCGAGTTTTACCAACTCTATCGCTACGATCTGACCGATGGCAAAATCACGTTGTTGACCGACGGCCAATCGCGCAACACGGGCGCGCGCTGGTCGAACGGCGGCCAATGGATCGCATACTCCTCCACACGTCGTAACGGCAGAGACAACGACATTTACGTCATCAATCCCGCCGATCCAAAAAGTGACCGCCGGCTCCTGGAAGTTTCCGGCGGCGGATGGGAAATCACCGACTGGTCGCCCGATGATTCGCGCCTGATCCTGGGTGAATACATTTCGATCAACGAAAGTTACTTTTATCTCGCCGACGCTAAAACCGGTGCGAAAGAGCTGTTGACCGGCACAGGCGCTGAAAAAGTCGCTTATGCTCAGGCGCAGTTTAGCGAGGATGGCAAATCGGTTTTCGTGACGACCGACAAAGGTTCGGAGTTTCGCCGCCTTGTGCGAATCGATCTCGCAACGAAGAAGGAAACGGTCTTGACGCCGCACATCCCGTGGGACATCGATGACTTCGCGCTGTCGCACGACGGGAAAACGATTGCTTTCACCGCCAATGAAAATGGTGTCGGCGTATTGCATCTGCTGAACACACAGACCGGCAAGGAAATGCCTGCGCCCACACTCCCGCTCGGCACCGTTTCCAATCTGGACTGGCACAGGAACAATCGCGACCTCGCCTTCAATCTCAATTCCGCGCGGTCGCCTATGGACGTATATTCGTTTGATTTGAAGACCGGCAAAGTCGAGCGCTGGACGGAAAGCGAAACGGGCGGCCTTGATCCGGCGAAGTTTGCCGAACCGCAACTGGTGAAGCTGAAAAGTTTCGACGGCCTGCCGATCTCGGCTTTTGTCTATCGGCCTGACGCCACCAAGTTCCGCGGCCAACGCCCCGTGCTCATCAACATTCACGGCGGACCGGAAGCCCAATCCCGTCCTGGGTTCCAAGCTCGTAACAATTATTACCTGAACGAAATGGGCGTTGCCATTGTGTATCCGAACGTGCGCGGATCGAGCGGCTACGGGAAAACGCACCTCACCCTCGACAACGGCTTCAAACGCGAGGACACCGTCCGCGACATCGGTGCGGTCATCGAATGGATCAAACGCGATCCCGACTTCGACGCCGACCGCATCGGCGTCATCGGGGGAAGCTACGGTGGCTATATGTCGCTCGCCTGCATGACTCATTACAGCGATCAACTTCGCGTCGGCATTGATGTCGTGGGCATTTCGAACTTCATCACCTTTTTGGAAAACACACAGGATTATCGGCGCGATTTGCGCCGCGTTGAATACGGCGATGAACGGGACGCGGCCATGCGCCAGTTTCTGGAAAAGATTTCGCCCTTCACCAACGTGAAGAAAATCAAGAAGCCGCTATTCGTCGTGCAAGGCAAGAACGATCCGCGAGTCCCCGTCACCGAATCCGAACAAATGGTCAAAGCCATTCGCGATAACGGCGGTTTGGTCTGGTATCTCATGGCCAAAGACGAAGGGCACGGCTTCGCCAAAAAGAAAAATGCCGATTTCCAATTCTTGGCCACGATTTTGTTTTTGCGGGAGCAGTTGATGAATTAG
- a CDS encoding DUF4340 domain-containing protein, producing MNTRNTWTILALAAGLFAFIFFYERHAFKKETPTNLVFPYLNTDAISSVQVSPAGVKEIRADRTNGNWQLTKPLVYPAQTALIENLLKALGQLTSQSPITAQELRNRSSTDAEFGFDNPQVSLTLQERDARRRILIGAPTALRDQFFLRVVGDERIYLVDANLLKLFPRQAEDWRDPSLVNLKGLAFDRLTATSGPRILELQREATNKTWRMTQPMRARADNPKIEDLLRKLQSLRASKFVTDDPTADLASFGLQPPELELAVAQGTNNLLVLQFGKTDTNETSMIHARRRDQNSVVLVPKAQLEPWRAQYTDFRDRYLVSLTAGSVRVVEARGNGSFTVQRQTNDTWRLTAPEVLPADAGLVRELLADLSGLQITEFTKDVVTELDFTNYGLASPARQYILKSGEVSEVAGATNAVIAQLDFGAVRDDKIYVRRSDESSVYAVKTRDYVRLPAAGWQLRDRHIWSFATNEVTRVTIRENGQVRQLLRNSSSQWSLAPGSQGIIDDVTMYAFEETLYRLGELTAAAWVDRGDQNRTRYGFSEKSLQIAIDVKNDDKLQTLTVEFGALAPSKFPYAAVTLDGQRWTFEFPWLLYQQILLHLTIPSGSTP from the coding sequence ATGAACACGAGAAACACCTGGACGATCCTCGCGCTGGCCGCGGGCCTTTTCGCCTTCATCTTTTTTTACGAACGGCACGCGTTCAAGAAGGAGACTCCGACGAACCTGGTCTTTCCCTATCTCAACACCGATGCCATCTCTAGCGTCCAGGTGTCGCCCGCCGGCGTGAAGGAAATCCGCGCCGACCGCACCAACGGCAACTGGCAACTGACCAAGCCGTTGGTTTATCCCGCCCAGACTGCTCTCATCGAAAACTTGCTGAAAGCGCTGGGACAACTCACTTCGCAGTCCCCCATCACCGCCCAGGAATTGCGGAATCGCTCCAGCACCGACGCTGAATTTGGTTTTGACAACCCCCAGGTCTCGCTGACGTTGCAAGAAAGGGATGCCCGCCGCCGAATCCTCATCGGTGCGCCGACGGCCCTGCGCGACCAGTTTTTTTTACGCGTCGTAGGCGATGAGCGGATTTACCTCGTGGACGCCAACCTGCTCAAGCTGTTCCCCCGCCAGGCCGAGGACTGGCGCGATCCCTCCCTGGTGAATCTCAAAGGCCTGGCCTTTGACCGGCTCACGGCGACGAGCGGCCCTCGGATTCTCGAACTCCAGCGCGAGGCGACCAACAAGACATGGCGCATGACCCAGCCCATGAGAGCACGCGCCGACAATCCGAAAATCGAAGACCTGCTCCGAAAACTGCAAAGTTTGCGCGCCAGCAAATTTGTGACGGATGACCCCACTGCCGATCTGGCATCCTTCGGCCTCCAGCCGCCGGAACTGGAACTGGCCGTCGCCCAGGGAACAAACAATCTCCTCGTGTTGCAATTCGGCAAGACTGACACCAACGAAACCTCCATGATTCATGCCCGGCGGCGTGATCAGAATTCCGTCGTGCTCGTGCCCAAAGCTCAACTTGAGCCGTGGCGGGCGCAGTACACGGATTTTCGCGACCGCTATCTCGTGTCTCTCACGGCCGGCAGCGTCCGTGTCGTCGAGGCGCGCGGCAATGGGAGTTTCACCGTGCAGCGCCAGACCAACGACACCTGGCGGCTGACTGCCCCGGAGGTTTTACCAGCCGATGCCGGGCTGGTGCGGGAATTGTTGGCCGACCTGAGCGGATTGCAAATTACCGAATTCACCAAGGATGTCGTCACTGAACTGGATTTTACGAATTACGGCCTGGCTTCGCCGGCGCGACAATACATCTTGAAAAGCGGCGAGGTCAGTGAAGTTGCCGGAGCGACAAATGCCGTGATTGCACAACTCGATTTCGGTGCCGTGCGGGATGACAAGATCTATGTCCGCCGCAGTGATGAAAGCTCGGTGTATGCGGTAAAGACCAGGGATTATGTGCGATTGCCCGCGGCAGGTTGGCAGCTCCGGGATCGCCATATCTGGAGCTTCGCTACGAATGAAGTGACCCGCGTCACCATCCGCGAAAACGGACAAGTCCGACAACTGCTCCGGAACAGCTCGAGTCAGTGGTCACTCGCACCCGGCTCGCAAGGCATCATTGACGATGTGACGATGTATGCCTTCGAAGAAACGCTTTATCGGCTGGGCGAATTGACGGCGGCGGCCTGGGTGGATCGCGGCGATCAGAACCGCACCCGTTATGGCTTCTCGGAAAAATCACTCCAAATAGCCATCGACGTGAAGAATGATGACAAACTCCAAACGTTGACTGTCGAGTTCGGTGCCCTCGCGCCATCGAAATTCCCGTATGCGGCGGTGACGCTCGATGGCCAGCGCTGGACGTTCGAATTCCCGTGGTTGCTCTACCAACAAATCTTACTCCACCTGACGATTCCTTCCGGCTCGACTCCCTGA
- a CDS encoding GldG family protein, whose translation MANDTSTKPSFSAGRKWTIGFNVVVASLAVLALVVMVNYLGVRHYWRFQFSDRGQMKLSPQTVNVLRSLTNEVAVTVFFDAQGEEELYSLVSSLLKEYNYLNPAISIKTVDPMRQPGKAQLVLAEHKLTNPKDKNFIIFYCAGHQRIVYQNELSDYDLQAVISGKSKEFKRIGFTGEMLFTAAIFNVANPRTYKAYFLQGHREHNPELTGEPHGYAKFAALLKEENNIQPERFSLQGTNEVPMDCQLLIIAGPRIPLSDSELERIENYLKQGGRLFALLNNMALGKRSGLEKILAKWGVDVADNMVFDPKNSPTGSDLLTARLSDQHPVVKSLVPDALRIRLILPRAVGRLETGVPKVDAPKVDLLAATSEGGTEATEIRGGVPYLNPYRGQQATNFPLIVAVEQGGIKNVTDHGTTRMVVVGDSLCLDNEIIDSVPGNYYFASQAVNWLLERPQILLSGLGPRPLKEYKLIMTDSQRQSVQWLLLAGMPGAVLLLGGLVWLRRRR comes from the coding sequence ATGGCCAACGATACGTCAACCAAGCCCAGTTTTTCCGCCGGCCGCAAATGGACCATCGGCTTCAACGTGGTGGTGGCCAGTCTGGCGGTGCTGGCGTTGGTCGTCATGGTCAATTACCTCGGCGTGCGGCATTACTGGCGTTTCCAGTTTTCGGACCGCGGCCAGATGAAGCTGTCTCCGCAGACCGTGAACGTGCTGCGTTCTTTGACCAACGAGGTTGCGGTCACAGTTTTCTTTGACGCACAGGGCGAAGAGGAACTTTACAGCCTCGTTTCGTCGCTGCTCAAGGAATACAATTATCTGAATCCCGCGATCAGCATCAAAACAGTTGATCCCATGCGCCAGCCGGGGAAGGCGCAATTGGTGCTGGCCGAACACAAACTTACCAACCCCAAAGACAAGAATTTTATCATCTTCTATTGCGCGGGTCACCAACGCATCGTCTATCAGAACGAGCTTTCGGACTATGATCTCCAGGCAGTCATCAGCGGGAAGAGCAAGGAGTTTAAGCGCATTGGTTTCACAGGCGAAATGCTGTTCACTGCGGCCATTTTCAACGTGGCGAACCCGCGGACCTACAAAGCTTATTTCCTCCAGGGACATCGCGAGCACAACCCGGAACTGACCGGCGAACCTCACGGTTACGCCAAGTTCGCCGCGCTGTTGAAGGAGGAAAACAACATCCAGCCCGAACGATTTTCGCTCCAGGGAACAAACGAAGTGCCCATGGATTGTCAGCTCCTCATCATCGCGGGCCCGCGAATACCCTTGAGCGACAGCGAACTTGAAAGGATCGAAAACTATCTCAAGCAAGGCGGGCGCTTGTTTGCCCTGTTGAACAACATGGCGTTGGGTAAAAGATCGGGCTTGGAAAAAATTCTCGCCAAGTGGGGCGTCGATGTGGCCGATAACATGGTCTTCGATCCGAAGAATTCACCGACTGGGAGCGATTTGCTGACCGCCCGGTTGAGCGACCAGCATCCCGTCGTCAAATCACTCGTGCCGGATGCCTTGCGGATCCGGCTGATCCTGCCGCGCGCCGTGGGCAGATTGGAGACCGGTGTTCCCAAGGTCGATGCGCCCAAGGTCGATTTGCTGGCCGCCACAAGTGAAGGTGGAACGGAAGCGACTGAGATCCGCGGTGGCGTTCCTTATCTCAATCCCTATCGCGGCCAGCAGGCAACTAATTTTCCACTGATCGTGGCTGTGGAACAAGGCGGCATCAAGAACGTCACCGATCATGGCACCACGCGCATGGTCGTGGTGGGCGATTCGCTTTGCCTCGACAACGAAATCATTGATTCAGTGCCCGGGAATTATTATTTCGCCAGCCAGGCGGTGAACTGGCTGCTCGAACGTCCGCAAATCTTGTTGAGTGGACTCGGCCCGCGCCCGCTCAAGGAATACAAACTCATCATGACCGATTCCCAACGGCAATCCGTGCAGTGGCTTTTGCTGGCGGGGATGCCGGGCGCCGTGTTGCTCCTCGGTGGTCTGGTCTGGTTGCGGCGACGCCGTTAG